In a genomic window of Agarivorans albus:
- a CDS encoding ABC transporter permease: MKLALYGTALKSILSKEIIRFGRIWVQTLVPPAITMSLYFVIFGNLIGSRIGQMGGFSYMEFIVPGLIMMSVITNSYSNVASSFFSCKFQRNIEELLVAPVPNYIIIFGFVGGGVARGLCVGFIVTMVSLFFVPLQLHSVAAIMLTVLLTSILFALGGLINAIYANTFDDISIIPTFILTPLTYLGGVFYSISLLPEFWQGVSQINPIVYMVNAFRFGFLGITDVSLYLSFSMILGFIAILYTWAYILIKRGYGLRA, translated from the coding sequence ATGAAGCTCGCATTGTATGGCACCGCGTTAAAAAGCATTTTAAGTAAAGAAATCATTCGGTTTGGGCGCATTTGGGTACAAACCCTGGTACCGCCTGCCATTACTATGAGCCTGTATTTTGTTATTTTTGGTAACTTAATTGGTTCACGAATTGGCCAAATGGGTGGCTTTAGCTACATGGAATTTATTGTTCCTGGATTGATTATGATGTCGGTAATTACCAACTCATACTCTAATGTGGCATCTTCGTTTTTTAGCTGTAAGTTTCAGCGAAACATTGAAGAGCTGCTCGTCGCGCCGGTACCAAACTACATCATCATTTTTGGTTTTGTTGGTGGTGGTGTTGCTCGTGGCTTATGTGTTGGCTTTATTGTAACAATGGTATCGCTATTCTTTGTTCCTTTGCAGTTACACAGTGTTGCCGCGATTATGCTCACGGTGTTGTTAACCTCAATACTGTTTGCATTAGGTGGGCTTATTAATGCGATTTACGCCAATACCTTTGATGACATTAGCATCATCCCTACCTTTATCTTGACGCCGCTTACTTATTTGGGAGGGGTATTCTATTCAATTAGTTTACTGCCTGAGTTTTGGCAGGGAGTGTCGCAAATCAATCCGATTGTTTACATGGTTAACGCCTTTCGATTTGGCTTCTTGGGCATAACCGATGTATCGCTGTATTTATCATTTAGCATGATCTTGGGCTTCATCGCCATTTTGTATACCTGGGCGTATATCTTGATCAAACGCGGTTACGGGTTGAGAGCATAA
- the gluQRS gene encoding tRNA glutamyl-Q(34) synthetase GluQRS encodes MSAKPYVGRFAPSPSGPLHLGSLVAAVGSYLQARHHQGQWLVRIEDIDPPREQAGASKLILQQLEQFGLHWDGEVLYQSQRLEAYQDQINRWLNQDSAYFCQCTRKQIKASGGYYLGTCRNLQLTGQDHAVRLQSTRAIEQFEDVAYGTVNIPAALAKEDFIIKRRDGLYAYNLAVSLDDAEQGITEVVRGADLILTTGRQLAIFELLAKPAPNYLHLPLVVDESGNKLSKQNHAPSISGKQNQQLMLQALRYLGQTSEADWLELSCEQILIKALANWRLSAVPKISLDSQ; translated from the coding sequence ATGAGCGCTAAGCCCTACGTAGGCCGTTTTGCCCCTTCCCCTTCAGGCCCCTTGCACTTAGGCTCTTTAGTTGCCGCCGTTGGCAGCTACCTGCAAGCTCGTCATCACCAAGGTCAATGGTTAGTTCGCATTGAAGACATCGATCCGCCGAGAGAACAAGCCGGTGCGAGTAAACTTATCCTGCAACAGCTAGAACAGTTTGGTCTGCATTGGGATGGAGAAGTCTTATATCAAAGCCAGCGTCTAGAAGCATACCAAGATCAAATTAACCGTTGGCTAAACCAAGACAGTGCTTACTTTTGCCAATGTACCCGCAAGCAAATAAAAGCTTCCGGCGGCTACTACCTTGGTACTTGTCGCAATCTACAGTTAACTGGCCAAGATCATGCTGTGCGATTACAAAGCACGCGGGCCATTGAACAATTTGAAGATGTGGCTTACGGCACAGTAAATATTCCAGCTGCCCTGGCCAAAGAAGACTTCATCATAAAACGCCGTGACGGCCTATATGCCTATAATCTAGCAGTGAGTTTAGATGACGCCGAACAAGGTATTACCGAAGTTGTAAGAGGTGCAGATTTAATTCTTACCACCGGTAGGCAGTTGGCCATTTTTGAGCTTTTAGCGAAACCCGCCCCAAATTATTTACATCTTCCTTTAGTGGTTGATGAAAGTGGCAATAAACTCAGTAAGCAAAATCATGCGCCTTCCATTTCGGGCAAGCAAAATCAGCAATTGATGCTGCAAGCCTTAAGATATTTAGGGCAAACGAGCGAAGCCGACTGGCTTGAACTAAGCTGTGAGCAAATACTAATCAAGGCTCTAGCAAATTGGCGGCTTTCTGCGGTACCAAAAATCTCACTAGACAGCCAGTGA
- a CDS encoding ABC transporter ATP-binding protein codes for MQALAIQGLKKTYPGGVQAVKGFDLVVEQGDFFALLGPNGAGKSTSIGVITSLVNKSAGSVKIFGHDIDTDLEAAKSYVGLVPQEFNFNQFETVLQIVVNQAGYYGVPRPLAMQRAEKYLAQLDLWEKRNARARELSGGMKRRLMIARALMHEPKLLILDEPTAGVDIELRRSMWDFLKQLNSQGITIILTTHYLEEAEMLCRNIGIIDKGELVENTSMKQLLSKLNLETFIFDIESRQQAVELAGFESRLVDDHTLEVDVEKSQGLNAVFRLLDETGVVVHSMRNKANRLEELFVTLVAQGRQA; via the coding sequence ATGCAGGCGTTAGCGATTCAAGGTTTGAAGAAAACCTACCCCGGTGGGGTGCAAGCGGTAAAAGGCTTCGATTTAGTGGTTGAGCAAGGAGATTTCTTTGCGTTGTTAGGCCCAAATGGAGCAGGTAAGTCGACCTCGATTGGGGTGATTACCTCCTTGGTAAATAAGTCTGCTGGCTCGGTTAAGATTTTTGGGCATGACATTGATACCGATTTGGAAGCTGCAAAGTCTTATGTTGGCCTTGTTCCCCAAGAGTTTAACTTCAACCAATTTGAAACAGTGTTGCAAATTGTGGTGAATCAAGCTGGTTACTATGGCGTGCCGCGGCCTCTTGCTATGCAGCGCGCAGAAAAGTACCTCGCCCAATTGGACCTGTGGGAAAAGCGCAATGCTCGAGCGCGTGAATTATCTGGCGGTATGAAGCGCCGATTGATGATTGCGCGTGCCTTAATGCATGAGCCAAAGTTGCTTATCTTGGATGAGCCTACCGCCGGTGTAGACATAGAGCTACGTCGTTCAATGTGGGATTTTTTAAAGCAGCTTAACAGCCAAGGCATAACCATTATTTTAACTACTCACTATCTAGAAGAAGCTGAAATGCTGTGCCGCAATATCGGTATTATCGATAAGGGTGAGCTGGTAGAAAACACTTCAATGAAGCAGCTTCTCTCAAAGTTAAACCTAGAAACTTTTATTTTTGATATCGAAAGCCGCCAACAAGCAGTGGAGCTAGCGGGTTTTGAATCACGCTTAGTTGACGACCACACCTTGGAAGTTGATGTTGAAAAAAGCCAAGGCTTAAATGCGGTGTTTCGCTTGCTGGATGAAACAGGCGTGGTGGTTCATAGCATGCGCAATAAAGCCAATCGTTTAGAAGAGTTGTTTGTAACCTTAGTGGCTCAAGGGAGGCAAGCATGA
- the trmB gene encoding tRNA (guanine(46)-N(7))-methyltransferase TrmB, which yields MMEGNSRSVSSNQQGIHENLNKVVQRHLDEEFKKPYRQHTLEAFLQLEKQVEAAARPLVFDSCCGTGVSTAALAELHPDALVIGMDKSAHRLTKHQAHFDQAGQNYLLLQVDLNDFWRLAVEAGWQPSHHYILYPNPWPKSRHLQRRWHGSAVFPYLLKLGGQLELRSNWQTYLEEFQVALELAGHSSQLNSFKTDTPITAFERKYQNSGQQLWQLRSHID from the coding sequence ATAATGGAAGGCAATTCTCGTAGCGTTAGCTCTAACCAGCAAGGTATTCACGAAAACTTAAACAAGGTGGTACAGCGCCACCTTGATGAAGAGTTCAAAAAGCCTTATCGCCAGCATACTCTAGAAGCATTTTTGCAGTTAGAAAAGCAGGTAGAGGCGGCGGCGCGACCTCTGGTGTTTGATTCTTGCTGTGGTACGGGTGTGAGCACTGCTGCCTTGGCTGAATTGCACCCTGATGCTTTGGTGATTGGCATGGATAAATCTGCTCATCGGCTAACTAAGCACCAGGCGCATTTTGACCAAGCTGGGCAAAACTACTTGCTACTGCAAGTGGATTTAAACGATTTTTGGCGTTTGGCCGTGGAAGCTGGGTGGCAGCCTAGTCATCATTACATCTTGTACCCGAATCCTTGGCCAAAGTCGCGACACTTGCAGCGTCGTTGGCACGGCAGTGCAGTGTTCCCTTATTTGCTTAAGCTTGGTGGGCAACTCGAACTGCGCAGTAACTGGCAAACTTACTTGGAAGAGTTTCAAGTAGCGCTAGAATTAGCTGGCCATTCAAGCCAGCTAAATAGCTTTAAAACCGATACACCAATTACTGCTTTTGAACGTAAATATCAAAACAGTGGCCAGCAACTTTGGCAGCTGCGTAGCCACATAGACTAG
- the panB gene encoding 3-methyl-2-oxobutanoate hydroxymethyltransferase, with protein sequence MSRFTVSHLQKFKQNNEKFSCITAYDASFAALFDELGMHMLLIGDSLGMVLQGHKDTLAVSIDDIAYHTRCVARGTEKTMIVADMPFMSYATPEQTYQNAAKLMQAGAQMVKVEGGEWLSPTIKGLVERGVPVCGHLGLTPQSVHLFGGYKVQGRGEQQAQEMLQHAKQLEAAGVQLLVLECIPTELAKLITEALSIPVIGIGAGNVTDGQILVMHDAFGISKGHIPKFSKNFLAETGDIRGAISLYLEQVASGEFPGEAQSFS encoded by the coding sequence ATGAGCAGATTTACAGTTTCTCACTTACAAAAGTTTAAACAAAACAACGAGAAATTCTCCTGTATCACCGCTTACGATGCCAGCTTTGCTGCATTGTTTGATGAGTTAGGCATGCATATGCTGTTAATTGGGGATTCACTAGGCATGGTGCTGCAAGGTCACAAAGATACCTTGGCAGTAAGCATTGATGATATTGCCTACCATACTCGTTGTGTTGCTCGTGGCACCGAAAAAACTATGATCGTAGCCGACATGCCTTTTATGTCTTATGCCACTCCAGAGCAAACTTACCAAAACGCCGCCAAGCTTATGCAAGCCGGTGCGCAAATGGTAAAAGTAGAAGGTGGAGAATGGTTAAGCCCTACCATTAAAGGCTTGGTTGAGCGCGGCGTTCCAGTATGTGGTCACCTTGGTTTAACGCCTCAATCAGTGCATTTGTTTGGTGGTTATAAAGTTCAAGGCCGCGGCGAGCAACAAGCTCAAGAGATGTTGCAGCATGCTAAGCAACTTGAAGCAGCCGGTGTTCAATTGTTGGTTTTAGAATGCATTCCCACTGAACTCGCTAAACTCATCACGGAAGCCTTAAGCATTCCGGTAATTGGCATTGGCGCAGGTAACGTAACCGATGGCCAAATCCTCGTAATGCATGATGCTTTTGGCATTAGCAAAGGCCATATTCCTAAGTTTTCTAAAAACTTCTTAGCTGAAACCGGCGATATTCGCGGTGCAATTAGTCTCTATTTAGAGCAAGTTGCTTCAGGTGAGTTCCCAGGTGAAGCGCAGAGTTTCAGTTAA
- the sfsA gene encoding DNA/RNA nuclease SfsA produces the protein MSFESPLKAATLIKRYKRFLADVVLEDGSETTIYCANTGAMTGCAEPGNTVWYSQSSNPKRKYSLSWELSQTKDGDTICVNTAKANEWVEQAIQQDIITELSGYAQLRREVKYGSENSRIDFLLEDPKREKCYIEVKSCTLLQNGKGYFPDAVSTRGQKHLRELIEMKQQGHRAILLFAVLHSGINTVQAAAHIDPTYAELLELAKQQGVEVLAYKAKLSPQQCTLDHAVPVY, from the coding sequence ATGTCATTTGAATCACCATTAAAAGCTGCCACCTTAATCAAACGCTACAAACGTTTTCTCGCCGATGTGGTTCTTGAAGACGGCAGTGAAACCACCATTTACTGTGCCAACACAGGCGCTATGACCGGTTGTGCCGAGCCTGGTAACACTGTTTGGTACAGTCAATCAAGCAACCCTAAACGTAAGTACTCACTTAGCTGGGAGCTCAGCCAAACCAAAGACGGTGATACTATTTGTGTGAATACCGCCAAAGCAAACGAGTGGGTTGAACAAGCGATTCAACAAGACATTATTACCGAGCTAAGCGGCTATGCTCAGCTTCGCCGCGAAGTAAAATATGGCAGCGAAAACAGCCGTATCGATTTTTTGCTGGAAGACCCAAAGCGTGAAAAGTGCTACATAGAGGTGAAGTCTTGTACCTTGCTGCAAAACGGTAAAGGCTACTTCCCAGATGCAGTAAGCACCCGCGGTCAAAAGCATTTACGAGAACTAATTGAAATGAAGCAACAAGGTCATCGCGCGATATTGTTGTTTGCCGTATTACACAGCGGAATAAATACTGTTCAAGCTGCTGCTCACATCGACCCAACTTACGCAGAATTACTAGAATTAGCTAAGCAGCAAGGAGTAGAAGTATTGGCATACAAAGCCAAACTAAGCCCTCAGCAATGCACGCTAGATCATGCCGTGCCGGTGTACTAG
- the panD gene encoding aspartate 1-decarboxylase, translating to MQTTMLKGKLHQARVTHAELNYEGSCAIDQDVLDQAGILEYEKIDIYNIENGERFSTYAISGERGSKIISVNGAAARRAAVGDRVIICAYVGMSNEEAKSHKPSLVYLNENNDIVRTSKDIPVQLA from the coding sequence ATGCAAACCACTATGCTAAAAGGCAAACTTCACCAAGCACGCGTAACCCATGCAGAGCTCAACTATGAAGGCTCTTGTGCTATCGACCAGGATGTTTTGGATCAAGCAGGTATTCTCGAATACGAGAAAATTGATATCTATAATATTGAGAATGGCGAGCGTTTTTCTACTTACGCAATCTCTGGTGAACGCGGCTCAAAAATCATCTCAGTAAATGGCGCAGCAGCACGTCGCGCAGCCGTGGGCGACCGAGTCATTATTTGTGCTTATGTTGGCATGAGCAACGAAGAAGCTAAGTCTCATAAACCTTCTTTGGTTTACCTAAACGAGAACAACGATATCGTTAGAACCAGCAAAGATATTCCAGTTCAATTAGCTTAG
- the folK gene encoding 2-amino-4-hydroxy-6-hydroxymethyldihydropteridine diphosphokinase, producing MTTCFLALGSNLVNPLHQAIAARRALAASAELDVVASSSLYQSRPMGPQDQPDYLNAVLQLETDLAPLDLLDLCQKIELEQGRERKEQRWGPRTLDLDILLYGKQIIDTPRLTVPHYGMKQREFVLLPLAEIANDLCLPDGSLVQQLAESIDSNGLQVFKCPQEWA from the coding sequence ATGACCACTTGCTTCCTGGCCTTAGGCAGTAATTTAGTCAACCCGCTCCATCAAGCCATCGCAGCTAGGCGTGCTCTAGCTGCCTCGGCTGAACTCGATGTTGTTGCTAGCTCTTCACTGTATCAAAGTCGTCCAATGGGGCCACAAGATCAGCCAGACTATCTGAATGCAGTACTCCAGCTAGAAACTGATTTGGCACCACTCGACTTACTCGACCTTTGCCAAAAGATCGAATTAGAACAAGGTCGCGAACGTAAAGAACAACGTTGGGGCCCCAGGACTCTAGACCTCGATATATTGCTTTATGGCAAACAAATCATCGATACACCACGACTAACCGTGCCGCACTATGGAATGAAGCAGCGAGAGTTTGTATTATTACCGCTCGCTGAAATTGCCAATGATTTATGCTTACCAGACGGAAGTTTGGTGCAACAGTTAGCAGAATCTATCGACAGCAACGGCTTACAAGTTTTTAAATGCCCCCAAGAGTGGGCTTAA
- the panC gene encoding pantoate--beta-alanine ligase has translation MLKVVEQPSELRSALDAARLKGRKIGFVPTMGNLHAGHIALVNEAQKSCDVVVVSIFVNPLQFNNNSDLANYPRTLEQDITALNQAGADFVFTPSAEELYPNGLEAETKVTVPVLSDILEGELRPGHFDGVSTVVCKLFNLVQPHLAVFGEKDYQQLALIRKMTTDLLLPIEIIGLATVREASGLAMSSRNSRLSGEQLQTAPLLAKEMRNIASQLSHSNQAELSKAAQQTLENNGFKCDGIDIVDAESLSPLTPQSRSAVILMAAFLGEVRLIDNCVIELH, from the coding sequence ATGCTTAAAGTTGTAGAACAGCCGAGTGAATTGCGCTCGGCCCTAGATGCCGCACGCCTAAAAGGTCGAAAAATTGGCTTTGTTCCCACCATGGGCAATCTGCATGCTGGCCATATTGCGCTAGTTAATGAAGCCCAAAAAAGCTGCGATGTAGTGGTGGTGTCTATCTTTGTTAATCCGCTGCAATTTAACAACAACAGTGATTTAGCCAACTACCCTCGCACCCTAGAACAAGATATTACAGCGCTAAACCAAGCTGGGGCTGATTTTGTATTTACCCCTAGCGCTGAAGAGCTTTACCCAAATGGTTTGGAAGCAGAGACTAAAGTAACAGTGCCTGTTCTTTCAGACATTTTGGAAGGCGAACTACGCCCTGGTCATTTTGACGGCGTCTCGACTGTGGTTTGTAAGCTGTTTAATCTGGTGCAGCCACATTTGGCAGTATTTGGCGAAAAAGATTATCAGCAGCTCGCGCTTATTCGCAAGATGACGACAGACCTGTTACTGCCGATTGAAATTATTGGCCTTGCTACGGTAAGAGAAGCGAGTGGTTTAGCCATGAGCTCACGCAACAGCCGCTTAAGCGGCGAGCAGCTGCAAACCGCGCCATTATTAGCAAAAGAGATGCGGAACATCGCATCACAGCTAAGCCACAGCAATCAAGCTGAACTTAGCAAAGCAGCCCAACAAACGCTGGAAAACAACGGATTTAAGTGCGACGGTATCGATATCGTAGACGCCGAAAGCCTAAGCCCCCTAACCCCCCAATCTCGCTCTGCTGTTATTCTAATGGCCGCCTTCCTCGGAGAAGTAAGGCTAATAGATAACTGCGTGATTGAACTACACTAA
- the dksA gene encoding RNA polymerase-binding protein DksA — translation MPDGKKKTLGVLSIAGVEPYQAQPGEEYMNDAQLDHFRTILEAWRNQLREEVDRTVTHMKDEAANFPDPVDRAAQEEEFSLELRTRDRERKLIKKIEKTLLKIEDDFGFCDACGVEIGIRRLEARPTADLCIDCKTLAEIKEKQLVG, via the coding sequence ATGCCAGACGGCAAAAAGAAAACACTAGGTGTGCTCTCTATCGCAGGGGTTGAACCATATCAAGCTCAGCCTGGCGAAGAGTACATGAACGATGCTCAGTTAGACCACTTCCGAACTATTCTTGAAGCGTGGCGCAACCAACTTCGTGAAGAAGTTGATCGCACTGTAACGCATATGAAAGACGAAGCGGCTAACTTCCCTGATCCAGTTGACCGCGCAGCGCAAGAGGAAGAATTCAGCCTTGAACTTCGTACTCGCGACCGCGAACGCAAGCTGATCAAAAAAATCGAGAAGACCTTACTTAAAATTGAAGATGACTTCGGTTTTTGTGATGCCTGTGGTGTGGAAATCGGCATTCGCCGTTTAGAAGCTAGACCAACAGCTGATCTGTGTATCGATTGCAAAACCTTAGCTGAGATCAAAGAGAAACAACTGGTCGGCTAG
- a CDS encoding methyl-accepting chemotaxis protein — translation MRSAATIFYSFLFGFLVLIGLSIIDLQQQQSLANLALVCLSLCLSGLTLSVLKLLMQQIEQPDKVHSKGLASYLFQDTRHQQLELLREQQRRVLEQQDALDEISHCSKELSLQAQSVASGAVQQADASQASASAVVEMSESIKDVAEQVKRVAEASFEAKRFSELGQEAALVAQQGTEKMVAKGEVSLEKVTQLHQKSNTVSSISKTIEEIAEQTNLLALNASIEAARAGEHGRGFAIVANEVRNLANRSHQSANEISDSMREVQRNINEVLEHITQLTTQAQEIQDTVDNSRQQLKLIYTKNQELQAQTEMIASNSEQQHAATIELSAHINQVADSARENTASAEQSADIAKHLSVLSQQGA, via the coding sequence ATGCGTAGTGCAGCCACTATTTTTTATAGCTTTCTGTTTGGTTTTTTAGTGCTTATAGGATTGAGCATTATTGACCTACAACAGCAGCAAAGCCTCGCTAACCTCGCTTTAGTCTGTTTAAGCTTGTGTTTAAGTGGCCTCACCTTAAGTGTGCTCAAACTGTTAATGCAACAAATTGAGCAACCAGACAAGGTACACAGTAAAGGCTTAGCCAGCTACCTATTCCAAGATACCCGTCACCAGCAACTCGAACTGCTAAGAGAACAGCAACGCCGAGTATTAGAACAGCAAGATGCCTTAGACGAAATCAGTCACTGCTCAAAAGAATTGTCATTGCAGGCTCAGTCGGTAGCTTCAGGGGCAGTGCAACAAGCAGATGCTAGCCAAGCATCCGCCAGCGCGGTAGTAGAAATGAGTGAAAGCATTAAAGATGTTGCCGAGCAAGTTAAGCGAGTAGCGGAAGCCAGCTTTGAAGCCAAGCGCTTCTCGGAGTTGGGCCAAGAGGCTGCTTTAGTTGCTCAACAAGGTACCGAAAAAATGGTGGCTAAAGGAGAAGTTAGCCTTGAGAAGGTGACCCAATTACACCAAAAATCGAACACCGTAAGCAGCATTTCAAAAACCATTGAAGAAATAGCTGAACAAACGAACTTATTGGCACTTAACGCCTCCATCGAAGCCGCTCGTGCCGGTGAGCATGGTCGCGGCTTTGCCATTGTGGCCAACGAAGTAAGAAATCTCGCTAACCGCAGTCATCAATCTGCCAACGAAATCAGCGACAGTATGCGTGAAGTACAACGCAACATTAATGAAGTGCTCGAGCACATCACTCAACTAACCACCCAAGCTCAAGAGATTCAAGACACTGTGGATAATTCACGCCAACAACTTAAGCTGATTTACACCAAAAACCAAGAGCTTCAAGCCCAAACAGAAATGATAGCGAGCAACAGTGAACAACAACACGCGGCAACTATCGAGCTTTCTGCTCACATCAACCAAGTAGCAGACTCCGCCCGAGAGAACACCGCCAGTGCCGAGCAAAGCGCCGACATTGCCAAACACCTTAGCGTGTTAAGTCAGCAAGGAGCGTAA
- a CDS encoding nitrate- and nitrite sensing domain-containing protein, which yields MNTSVIIATSVISLLLISVAISWLLAKRRTQQQYAGLAALKQLKNLVVSLQKHRGLSCAILNGDQQQSAALNAQQKQIVSAHLSLSEDSFVSRQARWDSFNQHWPRLQQNWPSNNLENNIAQHSLMIKNLLFLSQDLASFYCLSSLSKQHKNIDFLWFELLETAESIGQVRALGSGLAAAKQSSSVERIRLAFLHNKIAQIDSQSLNHFAHSFIPNDPAYQPLLEQLLDTIEVELINKPQPTISVNEYFQQASKVLEGLYQLFDAGIAHLEAQQHAKH from the coding sequence ATGAATACTAGCGTTATTATTGCCACTAGCGTAATTAGCCTGCTGCTAATATCAGTTGCTATCTCTTGGTTATTAGCCAAGCGCCGTACTCAGCAGCAGTACGCAGGCCTTGCAGCATTAAAGCAGCTAAAGAATTTAGTGGTTTCGCTGCAAAAACATCGCGGCCTAAGTTGTGCCATTCTAAACGGCGACCAACAGCAATCTGCCGCATTAAATGCACAACAAAAGCAAATTGTAAGCGCCCACCTTAGTTTAAGCGAAGACAGCTTTGTATCGCGCCAAGCTCGTTGGGATAGCTTTAATCAACACTGGCCGAGACTACAGCAAAATTGGCCAAGCAATAACTTAGAAAACAATATTGCTCAACACAGTTTGATGATCAAAAACTTGCTGTTTTTGTCTCAAGACCTAGCCAGCTTTTACTGCTTATCTAGCCTAAGTAAGCAACATAAAAACATCGACTTTTTGTGGTTTGAACTGTTGGAAACAGCTGAATCAATTGGTCAAGTAAGGGCGCTAGGCAGCGGTTTGGCAGCCGCCAAACAAAGCAGCAGTGTTGAGCGGATCCGTTTGGCTTTCTTGCACAATAAAATCGCCCAAATTGATTCGCAATCACTCAACCATTTTGCTCACAGCTTTATTCCCAATGACCCAGCTTATCAGCCCTTGTTGGAACAGCTACTTGATACCATAGAGGTTGAGCTGATCAACAAACCTCAGCCGACTATTTCGGTGAATGAGTATTTTCAGCAGGCGAGTAAAGTACTGGAAGGGCTATACCAACTATTTGATGCTGGAATAGCCCATTTAGAAGCGCAGCAGCACGCTAAACATTAG
- the pcnB gene encoding polynucleotide adenylyltransferase PcnB, with protein sequence MIPRAEHNISRQDISENALKVLYRLHKSGYNAYLVGGGVRDLLLGKQPKDFDIATNATPEQIKALFRNCRLVGRRFRLAHILFGREIIEVATFRGHHDSANANTESKRSEEGMLLRDNVYGSIDEDAERRDFTVNALYYNIADFSVVDFAGGINDIAERRLQLIGDPETRYREDPVRMLRAVRFAVKLDFSIAPESCDPIAQYGPLLKDIPAARLFEECLKLFLGGDGKSTFKMLADTQLLYPLFPLLKPLLQQWDEDAPELRFMLMALASTDKRVRGDQKVTPAFVFAALLWPLLEIKKDELLIELSLGEHDASAMAMNWLLDQQCKSVAIPKRFTTGIREIWQLQARLDRRFGKRAFQTFGHPRFRAAFDFLELRAKATQDKHLSELAQWWQQWQRSNEQGRNTMVRELNKNSGRSKSRRRPRKPKKTDS encoded by the coding sequence GTGATCCCTCGTGCTGAGCACAATATTTCTCGCCAAGACATCAGCGAAAACGCCCTTAAGGTGCTTTATCGCTTACACAAGTCGGGCTACAACGCTTATTTAGTGGGCGGTGGCGTGCGTGACTTATTGCTAGGCAAGCAACCTAAAGACTTTGACATTGCAACCAATGCTACCCCTGAGCAGATTAAAGCCTTATTCCGCAACTGTCGTTTAGTTGGCCGCCGTTTTCGTTTGGCGCACATTTTATTTGGCCGAGAAATCATTGAAGTAGCCACCTTCCGTGGTCATCATGACAGCGCCAATGCCAATACCGAATCTAAACGTAGTGAAGAAGGCATGTTACTGCGCGACAACGTGTACGGCAGCATCGATGAAGATGCAGAGCGTCGTGACTTCACCGTAAATGCGCTGTATTACAACATTGCCGACTTTTCAGTTGTCGACTTTGCGGGTGGTATAAATGATATTGCTGAGCGCCGCTTACAATTAATTGGTGATCCAGAAACGCGCTACCGTGAAGATCCCGTAAGGATGCTTCGAGCCGTACGTTTTGCGGTTAAACTGGACTTTAGCATTGCGCCTGAAAGCTGTGACCCGATTGCACAATATGGTCCCCTGCTGAAAGATATTCCCGCAGCGCGCCTATTTGAAGAATGTTTAAAACTATTCTTAGGCGGTGATGGTAAATCTACCTTCAAAATGCTGGCCGATACTCAGCTGCTTTATCCGCTGTTCCCGCTGTTAAAACCCTTGTTACAACAATGGGATGAAGACGCACCAGAGCTACGTTTTATGCTCATGGCCTTAGCCAGCACCGATAAGCGGGTACGTGGCGACCAAAAAGTAACACCTGCCTTTGTATTTGCAGCACTGCTGTGGCCACTATTGGAAATAAAGAAAGATGAATTACTCATAGAGCTTTCTTTAGGCGAGCATGACGCATCGGCAATGGCGATGAACTGGTTGCTCGACCAACAGTGTAAGAGCGTAGCGATACCAAAACGCTTCACCACTGGCATTCGCGAAATATGGCAGCTACAGGCTCGCCTAGATCGTCGTTTTGGTAAACGTGCTTTCCAAACCTTTGGTCATCCGCGCTTTAGAGCTGCTTTCGACTTTTTAGAGTTGCGTGCTAAAGCCACTCAAGACAAACACCTTAGCGAGTTGGCCCAATGGTGGCAGCAATGGCAACGCAGTAACGAGCAAGGCCGCAATACCATGGTTCGCGAGTTAAATAAAAACTCAGGCCGCAGCAAAAGCCGCCGTCGTCCGCGTAAGCCAAAAAAGACTGACAGTTAA